One genomic window of Campylobacter curvus includes the following:
- a CDS encoding CheB methylesterase domain-containing protein, producing MAQKLVLIGASTGGPGHIKKLLKNIDLKGASIVIAQHMNKMFIPSFATQIGRECEINVEILSDRVVLKDRVYICEQNFMIGDSVPLNAKPNTETKTIYTPNVDMLFNSGVSVCKSASVMAILLTGIGDDGASGLNNLYKAGARCIAESEDSAIVYGMPKRAKELNPNLKSLNLFAARKELEDFLNAF from the coding sequence GTGGCTCAAAAGCTAGTGTTGATAGGCGCATCTACAGGCGGACCAGGTCATATAAAAAAACTCCTCAAAAACATCGATCTAAAAGGCGCAAGCATAGTCATTGCGCAGCATATGAATAAGATGTTTATCCCGTCTTTTGCGACGCAAATAGGCAGAGAATGCGAGATAAATGTTGAAATTTTAAGCGATAGGGTGGTCCTAAAAGACAGGGTATATATCTGCGAGCAAAATTTCATGATAGGCGATAGCGTGCCGCTAAACGCAAAACCAAATACCGAAACTAAAACCATATACACACCAAATGTCGATATGCTTTTTAACTCCGGCGTGAGCGTATGCAAGAGCGCAAGCGTGATGGCGATACTGCTGACTGGTATAGGCGATGACGGTGCGAGCGGACTAAACAACCTTTATAAAGCGGGCGCTAGATGTATCGCCGAGAGCGAGGACAGCGCGATAGTTTATGGTATGCCAAAACGCGCCAAGGAGTTAAATCCAAATTTAAAATCGCTAAATTTATTTGCCGCTAGAAAAGAGCTCGAGGACTTTTTAAATGCTTTTTAA
- a CDS encoding CheR family methyltransferase yields MLFKKHENSDKKDAQDILSAQAPTDMDGFNDFMNTIKTLCGVDLEPKRDITFQRLGIFAKDRQIKTFKDIVSMIRYNSELRQDILNLVTVNETYFYRELPQLKDVIGYAKDLGSARILCAPCSSGDEAYSLAMLAHEIGMPQSSLNIVGIDINSEAITGCLNGIYNERSLHRLDAYQKERFFTKEGDKFAIKKSMLPRCEFKILNVFDDAIFSLGKFDIILSRNMMIYFDDSFRLKCVERLHKLLKEQGRLYTGHADLVPYTPLYVKQFSYGASYYERA; encoded by the coding sequence ATGCTTTTTAAAAAACACGAAAATTCAGACAAAAAAGACGCGCAAGATATCCTGAGCGCACAAGCGCCTACCGATATGGACGGCTTTAACGACTTTATGAACACCATAAAGACGCTTTGCGGAGTCGATCTCGAGCCAAAACGAGATATCACGTTTCAAAGGCTGGGGATATTTGCCAAAGATAGACAGATAAAAACCTTTAAAGATATTGTCAGTATGATACGCTACAACAGCGAGCTTAGGCAGGATATTTTAAATTTAGTCACGGTGAACGAGACTTATTTTTATAGAGAGCTACCGCAGCTAAAGGACGTGATCGGCTATGCTAAAGACCTTGGAAGCGCTAGAATTTTATGTGCGCCATGTTCCAGTGGCGACGAGGCTTACTCGCTGGCGATGCTCGCACACGAGATCGGCATGCCTCAAAGCTCTCTAAATATCGTAGGCATCGACATAAACTCGGAGGCCATAACAGGCTGTCTAAACGGCATATATAACGAGCGCAGCCTGCACCGACTCGATGCGTATCAAAAGGAGCGATTTTTCACCAAAGAAGGGGATAAATTTGCGATCAAAAAGTCGATGCTGCCAAGGTGTGAGTTTAAAATTTTAAATGTCTTTGACGATGCGATATTTTCTCTTGGCAAATTCGACATCATCCTCTCGCGCAACATGATGATATATTTTGACGATAGCTTTAGGCTAAAATGCGTCGAGCGCTTGCATAAGCTACTAAAAGAGCAAGGCAGGCTATACACCGGCCATGCTGATCTCGTGCCTTATACTCCGCTTTATGTCAAGCAGTTTTCTTACGGAGCATCTTATTACGAGCGCGCGTAA
- a CDS encoding YceI family protein translates to MKKIVKFSLVAAILASFANAAVYEVDAAHTNVGFKVKHLSISKVNGNFGKFSATIDYDKSSNTLKTFEASIDATSINTQNETRDNHLRSADFFDTAKFEKITYKMMKFEKESPTEGKVVGTLTMHGITKPVVLKFELGGFSKDQDGKKKIGFSLEGHTKRSLFEIGLDTSDLTISDKVELEIEVEAKEK, encoded by the coding sequence ATGAAAAAAATCGTGAAATTTTCACTCGTTGCCGCTATTTTAGCGAGCTTTGCAAATGCCGCAGTCTATGAGGTAGACGCCGCTCATACGAATGTCGGCTTTAAGGTCAAACACCTAAGCATCTCAAAAGTAAATGGAAATTTCGGCAAATTTAGTGCTACCATCGACTACGACAAGAGCTCGAACACGCTAAAAACATTTGAGGCTAGCATCGACGCGACCTCGATAAATACGCAAAATGAGACACGTGACAACCACCTAAGAAGCGCAGACTTTTTTGACACAGCAAAATTTGAAAAGATTACTTACAAAATGATGAAATTTGAAAAAGAAAGTCCGACCGAGGGCAAGGTCGTGGGTACGCTCACGATGCACGGCATCACAAAGCCGGTGGTGCTGAAATTCGAGCTTGGCGGATTTAGCAAAGATCAAGATGGCAAGAAAAAGATCGGCTTTAGCCTGGAGGGACATACGAAAAGAAGCCTCTTTGAGATCGGGCTTGACACCTCCGATCTTACGATCTCCGACAAGGTCGAGCTAGAGATCGAAGTCGAGGCTAAAGAGAAATGA
- a CDS encoding MFS transporter, producing MKSYLKLLKDEKNFRLLSLVQLMCYFGVWFSHTGIFTLLIELDAPVWAITASAAMAYLPGVVLAPFSGVLVDKFNPKPMLVAMALIETITVFMLVFIDSLDFLWLLLVLIFIRNGTGGMYFQVEMSLLPKILSKQNLKLANEIHSIIWAVSYTAGMGLAGIYIHFFGIKSAFILDGLIYICSFYFLAALKIERTAQIFVESSLKMLKNGLIYLKQNKLVVHLIFLHAFVGVTAYEALVALLADYKYAGILSVSLVIGFINAMRAVSLMLAPMLLSKFVNKNNLVFIYVGHGIGIIIWALSQQNFYVGLLGVTAAGFFTSTLWSYTYTLLQQNCDKNFYGRVIAYNDMIYLGVSAITSLAIGSLFKFGVNLEMITALMGVMFFIGAFYYFKILNSYDIK from the coding sequence GTGAAAAGCTATCTCAAGCTTTTAAAAGACGAAAAGAATTTTCGTCTTTTAAGCCTCGTTCAGCTGATGTGCTATTTTGGCGTATGGTTCTCGCATACTGGTATCTTCACGTTGCTCATCGAGCTTGACGCGCCCGTTTGGGCGATCACAGCCAGCGCTGCCATGGCGTATCTTCCGGGCGTTGTGCTAGCGCCTTTTAGTGGCGTTTTAGTCGATAAATTTAACCCAAAACCCATGCTGGTAGCAATGGCGCTGATAGAAACTATCACCGTTTTCATGCTCGTTTTTATAGATTCACTCGATTTTCTTTGGCTGCTTTTGGTGCTGATTTTTATACGAAACGGCACGGGCGGCATGTATTTTCAGGTCGAAATGAGCCTGCTGCCCAAAATTTTGAGCAAGCAAAATTTAAAGCTCGCAAACGAGATACACTCCATCATTTGGGCTGTCTCATACACCGCAGGCATGGGGCTTGCAGGCATTTATATACATTTTTTCGGCATCAAAAGCGCCTTTATCCTTGACGGTCTGATCTACATTTGCAGCTTTTACTTTCTAGCGGCCCTAAAGATCGAACGCACAGCGCAAATTTTCGTCGAATCAAGCCTAAAAATGCTAAAAAACGGTCTCATTTATCTAAAACAAAACAAGCTGGTCGTTCATCTCATATTTTTACACGCATTTGTTGGCGTGACGGCATACGAGGCGCTAGTAGCGCTTTTGGCGGATTATAAATACGCGGGAATTTTATCCGTTTCGCTAGTGATAGGCTTCATAAACGCTATGAGAGCGGTCTCCTTGATGCTCGCACCGATGCTTTTAAGCAAATTCGTAAATAAAAATAACCTCGTATTCATCTACGTCGGACACGGTATCGGCATCATCATCTGGGCGCTCTCGCAGCAAAATTTCTACGTAGGGCTACTTGGCGTCACTGCGGCGGGCTTTTTCACATCAACGCTTTGGAGCTACACCTACACGCTATTGCAGCAAAACTGCGATAAAAATTTTTACGGGCGCGTCATCGCCTATAACGATATGATCTATCTTGGCGTGAGCGCCATAACGTCACTAGCTATCGGTTCGCTATTTAAATTTGGCGTAAATTTGGAGATGATAACCGCGCTTATGGGCGTGATGTTTTTCATCGGCGCGTTTTACTACTTTAAAATTTTAAACTCTTACGATATCAAGTAG
- a CDS encoding copper resistance protein NlpE: MKQILASILALILAGCSLNKAPVQEAAVQDKNMTQKPAVIQPEKKETKIAVSNAIFSTFHTILPCPDCKGIKTILTLNKDKTYVKSMLYIAKDPKFSQEVGTFEINANIITLKSADGKTQFFTPHKSSLIQLDENKNKRTGVLADIYSFEPVDKGYKESFFRQFFKFKNEKSFQSVIITPFKDGARLDAYSSLKDGEPPCSLDGTLSYKDGIFYLKNENGLALSVHKIHDNIFIKNEGKNICKRGYIAGKYSQKTSLKWLFGKHFLGVLTDDMKSSDIIKIFGSKNIKRDANLKDENSYIVFDSAKNGLFKYTLLNGIITQIELLTPKFKTPEGISIGSNFGEIKNALKIENFTNQNGKISLKIPTHDIVIKLKTTENIAIKGLSDIPDDTKIDKILLIWNQ; the protein is encoded by the coding sequence ATGAAGCAAATTTTAGCGTCTATTCTTGCTTTGATCTTAGCGGGCTGTTCGCTGAACAAAGCTCCCGTTCAAGAAGCGGCGGTGCAAGATAAAAATATGACCCAAAAGCCAGCCGTGATCCAGCCCGAGAAAAAAGAGACGAAGATCGCCGTCTCAAACGCTATTTTCAGCACCTTTCACACCATACTGCCCTGCCCTGACTGCAAAGGTATAAAAACCATACTCACGCTAAACAAAGACAAAACCTACGTAAAATCGATGCTTTACATAGCAAAAGATCCGAAATTTAGCCAAGAGGTCGGCACATTTGAGATCAACGCAAATATAATCACCCTAAAAAGCGCCGATGGCAAAACACAGTTTTTCACACCACATAAAAGTTCCCTCATCCAGCTTGATGAGAACAAAAACAAACGCACAGGTGTTTTAGCCGACATATATAGCTTCGAGCCGGTAGATAAGGGCTATAAGGAGAGCTTTTTTAGGCAATTTTTTAAATTTAAAAACGAAAAGAGCTTCCAAAGTGTGATAATAACGCCGTTTAAAGACGGTGCCAGACTTGATGCGTATTCGTCTTTAAAAGATGGCGAGCCGCCTTGCTCGCTGGACGGGACATTAAGCTACAAAGACGGCATCTTTTACCTCAAAAACGAAAACGGACTGGCACTAAGCGTGCATAAAATTCACGATAATATTTTCATAAAAAACGAGGGTAAAAATATCTGCAAAAGAGGCTATATAGCCGGTAAATACAGCCAAAAAACGAGCCTAAAATGGCTATTTGGCAAGCACTTTTTAGGAGTTCTTACTGACGATATGAAAAGCTCTGATATCATTAAAATTTTTGGTTCGAAAAACATCAAGCGAGATGCAAATTTAAAAGACGAAAACAGCTATATCGTATTTGACAGCGCAAAAAACGGGCTTTTTAAATACACTCTGCTAAATGGCATCATAACGCAGATCGAGCTGCTGACGCCTAAATTTAAAACTCCGGAGGGCATAAGCATAGGCTCAAATTTTGGCGAGATAAAAAACGCACTCAAAATAGAAAATTTCACGAACCAAAACGGCAAAATTTCACTAAAGATACCTACTCACGACATCGTCATCAAGCTAAAAACGACTGAAAACATAGCGATAAAAGGCCTAAGCGACATCCCGGACGACACGAAAATAGATAAAATTTTACTCATCTGGAACCAATAG
- a CDS encoding copper resistance protein NlpE produces the protein MKNFILALSASLFLLGCASSSQDANVPKGKCTIDNLKGCEVSKMPVAGIYKTTLPCASCSGIDATLTLNADGTFTNKMIYQSKDKFTDTSKGRYIVVGDTVTTTDEYKEKTSYKFDGKNLYMLNADGTMATGEFKDNYTFKPIN, from the coding sequence ATGAAAAATTTTATCCTCGCTTTGAGCGCGTCCCTATTTTTGCTCGGTTGCGCTAGCTCCAGCCAAGACGCAAACGTCCCAAAAGGTAAATGCACGATAGACAACCTAAAAGGCTGCGAAGTCAGTAAAATGCCTGTCGCAGGGATATATAAAACCACGCTACCTTGCGCTAGCTGCTCCGGCATAGACGCCACTCTCACGTTAAACGCCGACGGAACTTTCACAAACAAAATGATCTATCAGTCAAAAGATAAATTTACAGATACTTCCAAGGGAAGATACATCGTCGTAGGCGACACCGTGACGACGACAGACGAATACAAAGAAAAAACGAGCTATAAATTTGACGGCAAAAACCTATATATGCTAAATGCGGACGGCACGATGGCGACAGGCGAATTTAAGGATAATTACACCTTCAAGCCGATCAACTGA
- a CDS encoding GNAT family N-acetyltransferase — protein sequence MRSSGLRIKIFVVEQKCAYEECDEKDKDAYFLMVLSDDGRLVGTLRILKRGVSFPQISIGRVAVDARYRGQRIARQMLEAAINFYY from the coding sequence ATGAGATCATCAGGGCTTCGCATCAAAATTTTTGTAGTGGAGCAAAAATGCGCTTACGAAGAGTGCGACGAGAAAGACAAAGACGCTTATTTTTTGATGGTCTTAAGCGATGATGGGCGGCTAGTCGGCACTTTGCGTATCCTAAAGCGTGGTGTATCTTTCCCGCAAATATCGATAGGTCGTGTCGCTGTGGATGCGAGATATCGCGGCCAAAGGATAGCTCGCCAAATGCTTGAAGCGGCTATAAATTTTTATTACTGA
- a CDS encoding GNAT family N-acetyltransferase, giving the protein MVKFYSSFGFEKMSEEYLEDGIAHVDMLKI; this is encoded by the coding sequence TTGGTAAAATTTTATAGTTCGTTCGGGTTTGAAAAGATGAGCGAGGAGTATTTGGAGGATGGCATAGCGCATGTCGATATGCTTAAAATTTAG
- a CDS encoding dehypoxanthine futalosine cyclase, translating into MKRLSVDEAVDLIENAELNELGAMALSRKRELHPDKITTFIVDRNINYTNVCWVDCKFCAFYRHAKEEDAYVLSYEEIGKKIEELIAIGGTQILFQGGVHPKLKIEWYEQLVEFISTHYPTITIHGFSAVEIDYIAKISKISTKEVLKRLNKKGLFSMPGAGAEILSDRVRDIIAPRKCDTADWLRIHREAHEIGMKTTATMMFGTVETTREIVEHWEHIRDLQDATNGFRAFILWSFQGLNTRLASEHPEIIKQSSNQYLRLLAVSRLFLDNFKNIQSSWVTQGSYVGQLALLFGANDLGSTMMEENVVKAAGASFRMNQAQMIELIKDVGEFPAKRNTNYDILERF; encoded by the coding sequence TTGAAGAGACTTAGTGTCGATGAGGCGGTCGATCTGATAGAAAATGCCGAGCTAAACGAGCTTGGAGCTATGGCGCTGTCAAGAAAACGCGAGCTTCATCCCGATAAGATAACGACATTTATCGTCGATAGAAACATAAACTACACGAACGTTTGCTGGGTGGATTGTAAATTTTGCGCTTTTTATCGCCACGCCAAAGAGGAGGACGCCTATGTGCTCAGCTACGAAGAGATCGGCAAAAAGATCGAGGAGCTGATCGCTATCGGCGGGACGCAGATTTTATTTCAAGGCGGCGTTCATCCAAAGCTAAAGATCGAGTGGTACGAGCAGCTGGTGGAATTTATCTCTACGCACTATCCTACGATCACGATACATGGATTTTCAGCTGTCGAGATCGACTACATAGCTAAAATTTCAAAAATTTCGACCAAAGAAGTGCTAAAGCGACTCAATAAAAAAGGCCTTTTCTCGATGCCCGGAGCCGGAGCTGAAATTTTAAGCGACCGCGTGCGCGACATCATCGCCCCTAGGAAATGCGACACCGCAGACTGGCTACGCATCCACCGCGAGGCGCACGAGATAGGCATGAAGACGACTGCGACAATGATGTTTGGCACGGTCGAGACCACACGCGAGATAGTCGAGCACTGGGAGCACATCAGAGACCTGCAAGACGCTACAAACGGCTTTCGGGCATTCATACTTTGGAGCTTTCAGGGGCTAAATACCCGCCTAGCGAGCGAACATCCTGAGATCATCAAACAAAGTTCGAACCAATATCTACGCCTGCTCGCGGTCTCCAGGCTATTTTTGGATAATTTTAAAAATATCCAAAGCAGCTGGGTCACGCAGGGCAGCTACGTCGGACAGCTGGCACTTTTGTTTGGTGCAAACGATCTGGGCTCGACGATGATGGAAGAAAACGTTGTCAAAGCCGCAGGGGCTAGCTTTAGGATGAATCAAGCTCAAATGATCGAGCTCATAAAGGATGTGGGCGAATTTCCCGCAAAACGAAACACAAACTATGATATCTTAGAGAGGTTTTAG
- a CDS encoding M16 family metallopeptidase → MKILNLEVKGAKIPIVFESSKAMPVVLLRLVFKVAGSCEDGEKSGLAKLAANMLNEGTLSLGSSEFARLLETRAINLSASAGFETLSIDINCLKEHFSYALSKLKELLSEPNFTDEILARNKALTLGEIASNENDFDYVARRGLMEILYPKTPLGKAGLGNEKSIKSITLKDAKNFVASHLDLANLFVVFGGDVSEAQTATVGEILSVLPTGKQRNLSHFATSGKCEAKEIVRPSEQAYIYFGSPYEVPKQERYKAIVATFILGEGGFGSRLMEEIRVKRGLAYSAYARNIFNLSYTQIFGYMQTKNDKKDEAIAVIKDEILKFSQKGVSKTELAQAKKFLSGSLPLRLETLFKRLDIAQNEFYDGKPLGSFLSELDKISALKLDELNHFITSHAETNKLSFCVLRNEI, encoded by the coding sequence ATGAAAATTTTAAATTTAGAGGTCAAGGGCGCAAAAATACCGATCGTTTTTGAAAGCTCAAAGGCGATGCCGGTAGTGCTTTTAAGGCTTGTTTTCAAGGTGGCCGGCAGTTGCGAGGACGGCGAGAAGTCGGGCCTTGCCAAGCTGGCGGCAAATATGCTAAACGAGGGCACGCTCAGTCTTGGCTCCAGCGAGTTTGCAAGGCTGCTTGAGACAAGAGCTATAAATTTAAGCGCGAGTGCCGGCTTTGAGACGCTAAGCATCGATATAAACTGCCTGAAAGAGCACTTTAGCTACGCCCTTTCAAAGCTAAAAGAGCTTTTAAGCGAGCCAAATTTCACGGATGAAATTCTAGCCAGAAACAAAGCCCTCACGCTTGGCGAGATAGCAAGCAACGAAAATGACTTCGACTATGTCGCAAGGCGCGGGCTGATGGAAATTTTATATCCTAAAACGCCTCTTGGTAAGGCAGGGCTGGGCAATGAAAAAAGCATAAAAAGCATAACGCTTAAAGACGCAAAAAATTTCGTCGCTTCTCATCTTGATCTGGCAAATTTATTTGTCGTTTTTGGAGGCGATGTGAGCGAGGCGCAGACGGCTACGGTGGGCGAAATTTTGAGCGTTTTGCCTACTGGCAAACAGCGAAATTTAAGCCATTTTGCTACCAGCGGCAAGTGCGAGGCAAAAGAGATCGTAAGACCAAGCGAGCAAGCTTATATCTATTTTGGCTCGCCTTATGAAGTGCCAAAGCAGGAGCGCTACAAGGCCATAGTGGCTACGTTTATCCTGGGCGAGGGCGGCTTTGGCTCCAGGCTGATGGAGGAGATCCGCGTCAAGAGAGGGCTCGCATATAGCGCCTACGCGAGAAATATCTTCAACCTTTCATACACGCAAATTTTTGGCTATATGCAGACTAAAAACGACAAAAAAGACGAAGCCATCGCAGTCATCAAGGATGAAATTTTAAAATTCAGCCAAAAGGGCGTGAGTAAAACCGAGCTTGCTCAAGCGAAGAAATTTTTGAGCGGATCGCTGCCACTGCGCCTTGAGACGCTATTTAAGCGCCTTGACATCGCACAAAACGAATTTTACGACGGCAAGCCCCTTGGCTCGTTTCTAAGCGAACTTGATAAAATTTCAGCCCTAAAGCTTGATGAGCTAAATCACTTCATCACCTCTCACGCGGAGACAAACAAGCTTAGCTTTTGCGTTTTAAGAAATGAAATTTGA
- the recG gene encoding ATP-dependent DNA helicase RecG yields the protein MKFEPKDRDELAKIGVTSLLDLALTLPKSFEDTTLANEPKEGQVCIDVTIRSTSRARGGMLVAISFCEAWQSSIKIVIFNAKPWHFGAFKVGKKMMITGVASHAFGAWQVINPRIITKPGEIVPKYRTAIKDERLKTLVAKYINFEILTNEGLDEREANFILSLQNANERSVEILNELKSKNEGLQTLKFIEIFNYIKKLSGKKIHFKSQKIVPFDIGEWLKNLPFTPTNDQLNAINDIRADLAHGEAKRRVVMGDVGSGKTLVILAAALSVYPGCAVLMAPTSILCEQIYNEAKRLLPGFMNVMLVKSGDKNLDFSGVNFIIGTHVLLYQELPPVPLVMVDEQHRFGSSQRGKIEQMTRNDDLHANFVQFSATPIPRTLSLIQSSLVEFSFLKQMPFEKHIKTQILKPADFASLLTHIKAQISSGRQTIIVYPLVEGSENLNYQSLSEAQGFWLQNFKNVFITHGKDREKEEILRRFKQRGDILLSTTVVEVGISLPRLSTIVIVGAERLGLATLHQLRGRVGRNGGSGFCFLFTKLKDPPERLVEFCSTTDGFEIAQLDLKNRQSGDILNGTLQHGATFEYYVYEEDVTQAAKDRLDAILDFASRK from the coding sequence ATGAAATTTGAGCCAAAAGACAGGGACGAGCTAGCAAAGATCGGCGTTACCAGCCTGCTTGATCTGGCTTTAACGCTGCCAAAAAGCTTTGAGGATACGACTCTGGCAAACGAGCCTAAAGAGGGGCAAGTCTGCATCGATGTCACGATAAGATCGACCTCGCGCGCACGCGGTGGCATGCTAGTAGCCATAAGCTTTTGCGAGGCGTGGCAAAGCAGCATAAAGATCGTCATTTTTAATGCAAAGCCCTGGCATTTTGGAGCGTTTAAAGTCGGTAAAAAGATGATGATAACAGGCGTAGCCTCGCACGCTTTTGGCGCGTGGCAGGTGATAAATCCAAGAATCATCACTAAGCCCGGCGAAATAGTGCCAAAATACCGCACCGCGATAAAAGACGAGCGGCTAAAAACCCTCGTGGCAAAATATATAAATTTTGAAATTTTAACGAACGAAGGGCTTGATGAAAGAGAGGCGAATTTTATCTTGAGCCTTCAAAACGCAAACGAGCGAAGCGTCGAAATTTTAAACGAACTAAAGAGCAAAAACGAGGGGTTACAGACCCTAAAATTCATAGAAATTTTCAACTACATCAAAAAGCTAAGCGGCAAAAAAATACATTTTAAAAGCCAAAAGATCGTGCCTTTTGACATCGGCGAGTGGCTTAAAAATTTACCCTTTACTCCGACAAACGACCAGCTAAACGCCATAAACGACATCCGCGCCGATCTAGCGCATGGCGAGGCTAAAAGGCGCGTCGTTATGGGCGATGTGGGTAGCGGCAAGACACTCGTTATCCTAGCCGCCGCACTTAGCGTGTATCCAGGCTGCGCGGTGTTGATGGCGCCTACTAGTATCTTGTGCGAGCAGATTTATAACGAGGCGAAGCGGCTGCTGCCTGGGTTTATGAACGTGATGCTCGTTAAAAGCGGAGATAAAAATTTAGACTTTTCGGGCGTAAATTTCATCATCGGCACTCACGTTTTACTTTATCAAGAGCTACCGCCCGTGCCGCTAGTGATGGTCGATGAGCAGCACCGCTTTGGCTCGAGTCAGCGCGGAAAGATCGAGCAGATGACGCGAAACGACGACTTGCACGCAAATTTCGTGCAGTTTTCAGCCACACCGATACCCCGCACGCTAAGCCTCATCCAGTCCTCGCTGGTAGAATTTAGCTTTTTAAAGCAAATGCCCTTTGAAAAGCACATAAAAACGCAAATTTTAAAGCCCGCAGACTTCGCCTCGCTTCTAACGCACATAAAAGCCCAGATATCAAGCGGCCGTCAAACGATCATTGTCTATCCGCTGGTCGAGGGCTCTGAAAATTTAAACTACCAAAGCCTGAGCGAGGCGCAGGGATTTTGGCTGCAAAATTTCAAAAACGTCTTCATCACGCATGGAAAAGATAGAGAAAAAGAGGAAATTTTGCGCCGGTTTAAGCAACGAGGCGATATCTTGCTCTCAACGACTGTCGTCGAGGTCGGTATCTCGCTACCGCGACTTAGCACGATCGTGATCGTAGGAGCCGAGCGACTGGGTCTTGCCACACTTCATCAGCTGCGCGGTCGCGTCGGGCGAAACGGTGGGAGCGGCTTTTGTTTTTTATTTACGAAGCTTAAAGATCCGCCCGAAAGACTGGTGGAATTTTGCTCGACGACGGACGGCTTTGAGATAGCGCAGCTGGATCTAAAAAACCGCCAAAGCGGCGACATACTAAACGGCACGCTACAGCACGGGGCGACCTTTGAATACTACGTATACGAAGAGGATGTCACCCAGGCGGCAAAAGACAGGCTGGACGCAATTTTGGACTTTGCAAGTAGGAAGTGA